In Desulfosudis oleivorans Hxd3, the DNA window TGGCGGTCCATCCCGACGATGTGGACGGACAGATCCTGCTGGCCGGTATCCTGCACCATCAGGGCGACCTCCAGGGCGCGGCCCGCCTTTACGAGCAGGCCCTTGAAAACGACCCCGACCAGGAAGGCCTCTATCTTGTGCTGGGCAACCTTTACACGGAACAGGGGCAGATGGAATCGGCCGCTGGCGTTTACGAAAAAATGACCCGGCATTTTCCAGACCTATGGGACGGCCATTTCTTCCTGGGCAACACCCGCAAAGAGATGGGCCTTGCAAAAGAAGCGGAGAAAAGCTACAAAACAGCCATCCGGCTCAACCCGGAAGCCTTAAGCCCGCGGTTTGCCCTCCTGGACCTGTACGAACGGCAGACGCCGCCCACCGGGCCCGTCACGGTAACGGTAACGTCCGGGGACACCCTGTTTTCCCTCTGCCGCCAGGTCTACGGCAACTGCTCCCGGCGCCTGCTGGACCGTATTGCCGCAGCAAACCCTTCCATCACCGACATGGACCGGCTGAACGTGGGCCAGACCCTTCAAATGCCGCCACAGGAAGGCTCCGCGCACAACCGGCGGCAGGTTATCGACCTGTATACCGACCTGCTGCGTGATAACCCGGACAATTACCGGGCCGCCTTTGGCCTGGCCCTTCACCACCATGCAGCCGGAGACGTCGACGCGGCCCTGAAGATACTAAAGCCCCTGGGGCCCAAAAGTGATGAAACCCCGGGCGTGCTCCAGCCCCTGTTTCAGTACTATATCGACCGGGGGAAATACCCGGAGGCCGAGATCCTGGTCAACGGCATGCTGACCGGCGCCCCGGACAGCTCGGCCTTGAACTATCTGATGGGCATGGTGCAGGACCAGCGGGAAAATAAAGAAGCGGCTATTCGATTTCTCGCAAAGGTCCGCCCCAAAAGCCGGTTCTACGACAATGCCCGGTTTCACATGGCCCTGCTCCACCAGAGCATGGGAAATACCGGTCAGGCCATAGAGATCCTTGCCGCCCGCATCACCGACGAACCCGACGATGTCGACCACCTGCTCCGGCTGGGGGTGCTCTACGAAGAGGAGGAAGAATACGGGAAGGCGGAAGATCTGTTTGAACGGGGCCTTGCCATAAATCCGGACCATGTGGAACTGCTCTTTCGCCTGGGCGTGGTCTACGATAAAACCGACCGCAAAGAGGCCCTGATCACCCAGATGGAAAAAGTGATCGAAAAAGACCCGGACAACGCCGGTGCCCTGAACTACCTGGGATACACCTACGCGGAAAAGGGGGAGAACCTTGACCAGGCCCAGGCCCTCATTGAAAAGGCACTGGCCCTTCAACCCGATGACGGCTATATCACCGACAGCCTGGGGTGGGTCTATTTCAAAAAGGGAAATGTCGAGAAGGCCGTTTACTACCTGGAGGCAGCGGTAAGCCTGGTGCCCGACGACCCGGTGCTGCTGGAGCACCTGGGGGACGCCTACCGGGAACAGGGAAACACGGAAAAGGCCCTGGAGATGTACCGGCGCAGCCTGGCCAACCAGGAAAAGGACACAACGGGAATAAAGGCCAAGATTGAGGCCCTGCAAAAAGAGCTGCCATGAGATTCCGCTTCCTGCCGGCCCTCCTGCTGGCGGCCGTCCTGCTCACGTTGGGGTGCGCGTCGCTGCTTTCACGACCGGACAGGTCCGATCCGGAAGCCCTGCTGCTGCTTGAACGGGTGGCGGGGCACAACCGCCGGCTGGAAACCTTCAAGGGCCTGGGCGACATCTCCCTTGCCACCGCCGCCACCGGGCCCGCCGCCTTCCGGCTTGCCTGGATGTGCAGTATTCCGGACCGCATGCGGTTCGAGTTGATGGCCTTTTCAGGAAACCCCTTTCTGTCTCTTGCCACGGACGGCGACCGTGCCTACTGGCTGCCCCACGCCGAGAACAGCACCTTTCACACATTTCGGCAGAAACATCTGAACCTGAAAAAACTGATCGGCATTCCCATCACAACCGATGAGATTCTGCTGCTGCTGGCCGGCCGGGTGCCGATCCGGCCCCACGACGCCGTGGAGCTGGTAACCGGCGAGGCGGGCCGCCGTGAACTGCGCCTGAAGAACGGATGGCGGGGAGAGGTCCAGCGGATTCGCTTTTCAGCAAAAGAGGCCCTGCTGCCCGATGAAATCATCATGTTCACCGATTTCGGCAGGCAGGTCAGCTATCGCATCGTACTGGAAGAGATTCAGCCGGTAAACGGATTTGCCGTTCCCCACAGAATGATCTTTACAGCCGATACCGGCGATACCGCCTCCCTGAAAATCCGGCGATACTGGACCAACGTGACCATTGATGACGCGATATTCGTGCTGACCGATAAAGCTGCCGCGGAAAAATAAGCGCCCCTTCAGAGTATTAAGCCTCACCGCAAAGACGCAGAGACCCACGTGACTTGATGTCATCGTAAAAAGTCAGGATATTCACCTCCGATTTAGTGGGTGCAAAAAGTTCAAGGATTCAAGGGGTCGTGGGTTCACGGTGGTTGTTATTGACAGATTGACCAACGACTTTCGCTGTCGAAACATCAATGACAGGCCCCGCCCATTGCAGCGCAGCCGAGCGCAAATGCTTTTTTCGGAAAAAAGCGGGCAGGCTGTTTGAGCACCGCGAAGCGGGCGAGTTCCTGCCCGCGCCGAAAAAAGCGTTTGCGCGAGGGAAACCGAAGGCCAAGCTGCACGGGCCGGTTCTTTTGGTACTTTTCTTGCCGCCAAGAAAAGTACATGGATAAGCAGGATAAGGGAAATATTCTTTGAGGGAACTACCGTAAAGACAATTCGATACCGATACCGATCCCGATAGCGATTTCGATAAACAACCAGGGATCTACCACGCAGAAATTGGACTTTTTGCCACGCCGTCATGACCGGATGACAACAATGGCCACCCCCTCCAGAGAACGCACCAGCTTGACGCTGGGATCCCCCAGCACGAACTCCTCGGCCTTGGACATCCGTTTCCGGCCGATCACCACCATGTTGTAGGTTCCCTTTTTAAACAGGTCCATAATACCGTCGCCGATGGTGTCATAGGGATCGGTCACCAGTTCGGTATCCACATGATCCGGCAGAAAACCACCCTGCACCAGCCGTTCTCTTGCCTCGTCCAGCATGGTCTGGTACCGGTTCACCTGTTCGGCCATGAACTTTTTGCCCATCAGCTCCTCGCTGGAGGATGGCTTGCGGAACACATGCGCCAGCCGAATCCGCACATCCTCCGGGCGAAAAGGCAGATTGGCCAGATAGTCCACCGCCGCTCTGGAACTAACCGAATCATTGACCGCGAAAAGTATGGAAATCAATGGCTCACCTCCTGTATCTTTCTGAACCCGGGTTTGCACCCGGGGTTTTCACCTCATATCGGCTCAGCGGGGCAGATTGTTCAAAAACCAGCGCAGGTCCTCAAGGATCTCATCCACTGTTTCATAGTAAATGGTGGCCCCCCGTGAAAAAAACATCAGGATGCCGTTTAACATCTCCGGAATCAACGGGTGAAGCTTGGCCATGTTGATAAACCGGCGCGGATCCAGCAGCGAAAAGTCGTCGGCATCCAGGTGGTCCGCCAGGTCCTTGTACGTGTACCGGTCGTTTTTGATGTCGTAATAGGTATGAAACCCCTTGCCCACGGCATAACACAGAATGTTGCCCAGGCCGAAGATATCCAGCCCGAACGGGTTTTCCGTGGCCGCGAAATCATAATCAAAATCGATCCAGACAAAATTGCCGGTACCGTTTTCAACGATCAGGTGGTCGTTGCGAATGTCGCCGTGCTTCAGGCCGTTGGCGTGAAGCATGCCGATGCCTTCAAACGCCTTGACCAGGTTTTCCAGAATGCCGGGCAGATGGTCATGGAAATAGGTTTCATAGGGCATTCGAAACGACCCGATATACTCCAGAAACGTGGGGCCGTGCACGATGTCAAGCACCCGGATGTTGTTGCCCTTGTGATCATGAAACACATCCCCCCGCATGAAGAAGGGGTGCCCCCTGGTCAGGTTCAGCACGGCCCCCTCTTTTTCCGGGTCCCGGAAACAGCGTATCCGGACCCCGCCCAGGGCCGCCTCAAAGGACTCAAAATAGGCCAGCTTGATAATCTTGCGCTCACCGGTGTCCAGGTCTATGGCCCGCTTGACCCAGAACTTGGGATCCTCAATGCCGAACCGGAGCTCCTTGGCATGGCCGAGAATCTCGAAGCGTCTGCCGTCTACCACCAGTTCATCGCCGATCTCAATGGAAAAGAAATCGGAGGTGTCATTCACCACCCTTCGCCCGGCCTTCATTGATCAGCACAGCCCTTTCAGCAACCGGGGCGGAATGTTGCCCAGAACCGTCTTGACCCCATCAAGAAAATTCTTCAGCCCGTTTTTCTCCAGCACCACGGCCAGCTGAAGGGCAAGGGTAGAAATGGAATCCACATCCTCCTCGTGATACTCCTGCACCTGGTCCGTATACATCCGCAGCAGGCCCACCACATTTTTCCGGTACAGAATGGGCACCGACAGCATGGACTTGATGCCTTCCTGTCGGGCCGCCTCGGGGTAGTGCATCAGGGGGCTGGCCTGCATGTCTTCAATATAAACCGGCTCCTTGGTAAAAAAGGCCGAATACTTCTCATCCATGACCACCGGCCCCTTGCCGGTGTAGGCGTCGCTCAGGCCGTGGCTGGCCACCCGGAAAAGCTGCTTCTCCCGCTCGTCAAACAGCATGATGCAGCACCCCTTGAGAGAAAAGGTCCGGCAGAGCCCTTCCACGATATGGGTAAACAGCAGGTTCAGGTCTTCATAATTGGAAATGGCCCGGCTGATCGCCTTGAACTCCTTTAGGTAAAACTTTCTCTCCACCTGTCTGATCATATTTCCCCCTGATGTGAATATGTCGCCGCCCGGTCGGTACGGGACGCTAAAACATTATGAAAACCGGGGCCCACCGTTTCCAGCCGCCAGTTTCCGGTCAGGGTCGGCGCCATCAGGGCCGCCGCCAGCCGCTTTAAAAACAGTTTCCGGCTGATCTCCACGGCGCCAAACCCCACCAGATGAGCCGTGGTCATCTGGCAGTCGATCATGTCAAAGCCGCGATCCGAAAGAAACTGCACAAGCCTCACCAACGCCGCCTTGGACGCGTTGCTGGTCCGGGTAAACATGGACTCTCCGAAAAAGCAGCGGCCCAGGGAAACCCCGTAAAGCCCGCCGGCGAGCTCGCCCTCCTGCCACGCCTCAACGGAGTGGGCATATCCGGCCCTGTGCAGACGGCAGTAGGCGTCGATCATCTCGTCCACGATCCAGGTGCCGGGGCCGGACCGTCGGGGCGCCGCCGCGCAGGCGCGAACCACCTGTTCAAACGCCGCGTCCATGGTCACCTGAAAGGGTTTTTTGCGAAGCACCCGCCCCAGGCGCCGGGATATTCTGAGGTCGCCGGGGAACAGCACCAGCCGGGGATCCGGGGACCACCACAGAATGGGGTCTCCTTCGGCATACCATGGAAAGATGCCCGCCCGGTAGGCGGCCAGCAGGCGTTCGACGCAAAGATCTCCCCCCACGGCCAGCAGGCCGTTTGCATCGGCAAGGCGCGCCGGGGGGAAAGCTTCTGCGGCTCCGTCTAGAAAGAATACAGACATACGTTGAACCGTATGGGGCTCAGTGAAGGGAATCCGGCGAATCATAGGCAAAAGAGAGTTCTTCGCCCGCAACCCCCACACGCACGGCCCCTCCCTTTTCAAGGCGGCCGAACAGGATCTCGTCGGCCAGCACGTCCATGATCGCCGCCTGAATGAGCCGCTCCAGGGGACGCGCGCCATATGCCGGGTCATGCCCGTGCCGGGCCAGCCACTGCCGGGCATCGGCATCCATGGCAAGGGTGATCCGGCGCGCTTCCAGCTGGGCCGCCAGCTGGCCGACAAACTTGTCCACCACTTTTTCCATGATCGCCGGCGCCAGCCGGTTGAACCCGATGACGCCGTCCAGCCGATTGCGAAACTCCGGTGAGAAGAAATTTTCCACCGCCTTTTTCCCCCGGCCCGCCGGACTGCCGGTGTCGCCGGAAAAGCCGATGGCCTGGCTGCTGATCTCCCGGGACCCCACGTTGGAGGTCATGATCAGGATCACGTTTCTAAAATCGGCCTCCTTGCCGTTGTTGTCGGTAAGGGTGGCATGATCCATCACCTGAAGCAAAATATTGTAAACATCGGCGTGGGCCTTCTCGATTTCATCAAGCAGGAGCACGCTGTAAGGATGCTTGCGAATCCGGTCGGTGAGCAGGCCGGCCTGGTCAAACCCCACATAGCCGGGGGGCGCGCCGATCAGCCGGGCCACGGCGTGTTTTTCCATGTATTCGCTCATGTCAAACCGAATAAACGCCACGCCCAGAATCGCCGCCATCTGCCGGGCGATTTCGGTCTTGCCCACGCCTGTGGGACCGGTAAACAGAAAAGAACCGATGGGCTTTTCCGGCTTGCCCAGCCCGGCCCGGCTCCGCTTGATGGCGGTGGTCAGAAACGCGATGGCCTCGTCCTGGCCGAAAACCACCTGTTTCAGCTCCCGTTCCAGGCCCTCCAGCCGCTGCCGGTCATTTTTCGACACGCTGCGCACCGGCACACGGGCCATGTCGGACACGATCTTTTCAATGTCCGTGGAATGGACTTTGGTCCGGTGAGCCCCGCCGGAGAGGCGAATGGCGGCCCCGGCTTCGTCAATCACGTCAATGGCCTTGTCCGGCAGGTACCGGTCATTCAGGTACCGGGCGGAAAGGTCCGCCGCGCTCTTAATGGCGGCATCGGTGAAGGTGATATGATGGTGCTCCTCGTAACGGGACTTTAACCCCCGAAGAATCTTTACGCAGGCGGGCACCGACGGTTCGCCGATCTCGATCTTTTCAAACCGGCGGGACAGGGCACGGTCCTTGGCAAAATGGTTGGTGTACTCCTCGTAGGTGGTGGAACCGATGCAGCGAATGTCACCGGTGGCCAGCACCGGCTTGAGAATGTTGGAGGCATCCATGGACCCGCTGCTGGTGGCGCCGGCGCCCACGATGGTATGAATCTCGTCGATGAACAGAATCGCGCCGGGCTGTTTCTGAAGGGCCAGCACCACCTTCTTCAGCCGCTGCTCAAAATCGCCCCGGAACTTGGTGCCGGCCAGCAGGGATCCCAGGTCCAGCGAGTAAATCCGGGTGTCGGCCAGCATATCCGGCACATCCCCATCGGAAATCTTCTGGGCCAGCCCCTCGGCAATGGCGGTTTTGCCCACGCCCGGCTCTCCCACAAACACCGGGTTATTCTTGCGCCGCCGGCAGAGCACCTGTATGGCCCGCCGCAGCTCCATCTCCCGGCCGATCACCGGATCAAGCTTGCCTTCGGCGGCCCGCCGGACCAGTTCAACGGTGAATACCTCCAGGGGGTCGGTGACCTTTTTCTTTTCCGGCCGGCCGGTCCTTGTGCCCTCTTCCACATCCGGCGAAAGCGTCCCGTCATCGGTTCCATGGGAGATATACTTCAGCACCTCCAGCCGGGTGACCCCTTCGGACTCCAGAAAATAGACCGCGTGGGAGGACTTCTCCTCAAAAAGGGCCGCCAGAATATCGCCCACGGCCACCTTTTCCTTTTCCGCCGACCGCGCGTGGTTCACGGCCCGTTGAATGACCCGCTGAAACCCGATGGTCTGCTGCAGCACGTATTCATCTTCCTCGGACACCCGGTCGATCTTGTGCCGGAAGAAATCCTGAAGCGCCTCCTTCAACGCATCCACATTGCCGCCGCACCCGTAGATGATCTCGACGCCGGTGGCCTCGTGCAGAATCGCATACAGGATATGCTCCAGGCACACGAATTCATGACGGTGTTTTTTTGCCTCGCTCACGGCAAAGCCGAGGGTGGCGCTGAGTTCCTTGCTGATCATGACGTCTACTCCGGATATTTCACGAGTTGATTTGGCCGCAGACGCAAGGCGCGGCATGCGAAGCTGTAGCCGGTCTACTGTGAGTATGCCGCAACACAGCAGGTGCGGCCAAGGCGGCTCGCCCGAAGGGTAAAATTCTTCGGCATAATGGTGACATAAAAAACCTTACCCCCAGGACTGTTTGTATTTTAAAAAATGTCCTGATTTTATTAAAACATTTTAATCGAATATAAGCATTCAAACATGCCAAAAAATTTTATGAATTATCCGGACTATTCCCTTTCCATGCTACACTGCAGGGGAAATCCCCGTTCCCGGGCATAGCCATGCACCAGGTCGATCTTGGTTTCAGCGATCTCGTAGGTAAACAACCCGCAGCAGCCGACGCCGTTTCTGTGAACGTTGAGCATGATGGTGGTGGCGTCCTCAAGCGATTTACGGAAAATGTGCCGCAGGATCTCCACCACAAACTCCATGGTTGTGTAATCGTCGTTGTGAAGCAGGACCTTGTAAAGGGACGGCGGTTTCACCCGCGTACCGGTTTTCTGTAAACGTCCTGTCTGAATGCCAGAATCACGGCCGGCCATACGCCTGCTGCTCCATTGTCATAAGATGAGTGAAAACGACCTGCTTAACCCCAAAAATTCATAAAATATCCGGGTTGGCGCCACACACACCCGGGCACGGGTTGTCGGCATTGCAGAACGTGGTGATCCGGATCACTTCAGATTGCCGGCCGGCCGGCCGCCCGTTTGGCGCCGCCGGCAGTGGCTTTTTTCGTGTGTTTTATGATAGCGGTGTTTGCCACAAAAATCAAGTCCGGGTCAGGCCCGGATATTTCACGGGTCAGGCGCCGCAGCACTTCTTGTACTTCTTGCCGCTGCCGCAGGGACACGGCGAATTTCTGCCGATCTTGTCATCGTCCCGCTTGACCGGCGCCTTTTTTCGTTCATCTTCATCACCGCCCCGGGAAAGGGTAAAATCCTGCTCCTCGGGCTGCATCAGCTTTTCCACGGTATCCGGTGTTTGAATCTGAATGCGGAACAGAATGGAAAGGGTCTCCTCTTTGATCCGTTCGATCATCTCCTGAAACATGGAGAAGGCCTCTTTTTTATAAATGATCAGCGGATTCTGCTGGGCGTACCCCCTCAGCCCGATGCCCTCCTTCAGATGGTCCATGGAGAGCAGGTGGTCCTTCCACAGGGCGTCCACGGTCTGCAGCAGAAAAATCCGCTCCAGTTCCCGCATGTCCGGGGCGCCGATGGCTTTTTCCTTGTTCTCATAATGCCGGACCGCCGACTCATAAACACGGGAGGCCAGGGCCTCGGCATCCAGCCCCTCCAGTGACGCCTCGTCAAAGGCCAGGCGCATGTTGAACTGCTTGTACAGGGCCTCGTTGAGGCCGTCCAGGTCCCACTCGTCGGGCAGGGCGTTTTTATCGGCGTACCGGGCCGCGATCTCGTCGGCCTTGTCCGCGATCATGTCCAGAACAGGCTCCTTGAGATCCTCCTTGCGAAGGGCCCTGCGGCGCTGTTCGTAGATCACGGTCCGTTGTTCGTTCATCACGTCGTCGTACTCGATCAGGTGCTTGCGGATTTCAAAATTGTGGCCCTCCACCTTCTTCTGGGCGTTTTCAATGGCCCGGGTGATCATGCCGTGCTCAATGGGGTCCCCGTCCTTCATGCCCAGGGTCTCCATGATCCGCTTCATCCGGTCCCCGCCGAAAATCCGCAGCAGGTCGTCTTCCAGGGAAAGATAGAAGCGGGAGCTGCCCGGATCCCCCTGCCGGCCGGAACGGCCCCGCAACTGGTTGTCGATGCGCCGGCTCTCGTGGCGTTCCGTGCCCAGGATGTGGAGTCCGTCCAGTTCCCGGACCCCTTCGCCCAGCACGATGTCAGTGCCGCGGCCGGCCATGTTGGTGGAAATGGTCACGGCCCCCTTCTGTCCGGCGGCGGCCACGATCTCGGCCTCCTGCCGGTGCCGCTTGGCGTTGAGCACCGAATGGCGAATGCCCCGCTTCTGAAGTTTCTTGCTGAGCAGTTCGGACACGTCAATCGAAACCGTGCCCACCAGAACGGGCTGGCCCTTTTCATGAAGGGCGGCGATCTCGTCTAACACCGCCTCGAATTTTTCCGCCCGGGTCTTGTAAATTACATCCGCAAAATCGGTTCGCACCATGGGCATGTTGGTGGGAATCACCACCACGCTCAGCCTGTAGATCTTGGCAAACTCCTCGGCCTCGGTGTCGGCCGTGCCGGTCATGCCGGCCAGCTTGTCGTACATGCGGAAGTAGTTCTGAAAAGTGATGGTGGCCAGGGTCTGGTTCTCGTTTTCGATGCGAACCCCCTCTTTGGCCTCCAGTGCCTGGTGAAGCCCCTCGCTGAACCGGCGACCCGGCATCAGGCGGCCGGTGAACTCATCAACAATCACCACCTCTTTTTCGTCGGTGATAATGTAATCCACGTCCCGCTTGAACAGCGTGTGGGCCTTTAAGGCCTGGTTTACGTGATGAAGGCTTTCAACATTTTCCGGCGCGTAAAGGTTGTCCACACCCATGGCCTTTTCCGCTTTTGCCACGCCGGCCTCGGTCAGGGTCACGGACCGGGCCTTTTCATCAATTGTATAATCGTCTTCTTCCTTGAGGGCGGGAATAACGGTATTGGCCTGGTAGTAAAGGGTGGTGGACTTTTCCGCCGGGCCGGAAATGATCAGCGGGGTCCGGGCCTCGTCGATGAGAATACTGTCCACCTCGTCCACGATGGCGTAATGAAGGTCCCGCTGCACCAGCGAATCGCTGTAGAACTTCATGTTGTCCCGCAGGTAGTCGAAGCCGAACTCGTTGTTGGTGCCGTAGGTAATGTCGGCCCCGTAGGCCGCCTTGCGTTCCGCGTCGTCCATGCCGTGAACAATCACGCCCACCGACAGGCCGAGAAACGTGTAAATGGTTCCCATCCACTGGGCGTCCCGGGATGCCAGGTAGTCGTTCACCGTGACCACGTGAACCCCACGGCCGGTGAGAGCGTTCAGGTACACGGGAAGCGTGGCCGCCAGGGTCTTGCCTTCACCGGTTTTCATCTCCGCGATCTTGCCCTGGTGCAGCACCATACCGCCGATCAGCTGCACGTCAAAATGGCGCATGCCCAGGGACCGCACGGACGCTTCCCGCACCGTGGCAAAAGCCTCGGGCAACAGGTCATCCAGGGACTCGCCTTCCTGAAACCGCTGTTTGAAAACAGCGGTCTGCTGTTTCAGCGCTTCGTCGCTCTTGGCCTTCATGGTCTCTTCCAGGGCGTTGATCTGATCCACCACCGGATAGAGCCGCTTGAGCACCCGTTCGTTCTGACTGCCGAACACGGAGAGCAGCATATTGCTGACACCGCCAAACACCTTTTCTGAAAGCTTTTCGGCTGTCTCCCAGAACTGCATAAAATCGTTCTCCTTTTCTTACTGCCTGCTTTTTACCGCATGCCGAAAACCGGGCAAAAAAACAACCGGCACACTACAGGAGCTGCAAACCGCGCCTGGAGCCGGTATGAATGAAGGGATAATACCATTACAG includes these proteins:
- a CDS encoding tetratricopeptide repeat protein, coding for MIRHLFIAAALTFLLTAGCPAPVTTLQKGGPAKPARTPSANSYYLFTQAQIEKEKGSLDSATAWMTRAVAADPDSAYLKRELAILFLMKKENDRARQTVEQLLAVHPDDVDGQILLAGILHHQGDLQGAARLYEQALENDPDQEGLYLVLGNLYTEQGQMESAAGVYEKMTRHFPDLWDGHFFLGNTRKEMGLAKEAEKSYKTAIRLNPEALSPRFALLDLYERQTPPTGPVTVTVTSGDTLFSLCRQVYGNCSRRLLDRIAAANPSITDMDRLNVGQTLQMPPQEGSAHNRRQVIDLYTDLLRDNPDNYRAAFGLALHHHAAGDVDAALKILKPLGPKSDETPGVLQPLFQYYIDRGKYPEAEILVNGMLTGAPDSSALNYLMGMVQDQRENKEAAIRFLAKVRPKSRFYDNARFHMALLHQSMGNTGQAIEILAARITDEPDDVDHLLRLGVLYEEEEEYGKAEDLFERGLAINPDHVELLFRLGVVYDKTDRKEALITQMEKVIEKDPDNAGALNYLGYTYAEKGENLDQAQALIEKALALQPDDGYITDSLGWVYFKKGNVEKAVYYLEAAVSLVPDDPVLLEHLGDAYREQGNTEKALEMYRRSLANQEKDTTGIKAKIEALQKELP
- a CDS encoding universal stress protein; protein product: MISILFAVNDSVSSRAAVDYLANLPFRPEDVRIRLAHVFRKPSSSEELMGKKFMAEQVNRYQTMLDEARERLVQGGFLPDHVDTELVTDPYDTIGDGIMDLFKKGTYNMVVIGRKRMSKAEEFVLGDPSVKLVRSLEGVAIVVIRS
- a CDS encoding protein kinase, which gives rise to MNDTSDFFSIEIGDELVVDGRRFEILGHAKELRFGIEDPKFWVKRAIDLDTGERKIIKLAYFESFEAALGGVRIRCFRDPEKEGAVLNLTRGHPFFMRGDVFHDHKGNNIRVLDIVHGPTFLEYIGSFRMPYETYFHDHLPGILENLVKAFEGIGMLHANGLKHGDIRNDHLIVENGTGNFVWIDFDYDFAATENPFGLDIFGLGNILCYAVGKGFHTYYDIKNDRYTYKDLADHLDADDFSLLDPRRFINMAKLHPLIPEMLNGILMFFSRGATIYYETVDEILEDLRWFLNNLPR
- a CDS encoding GAF domain-containing protein; translation: MIRQVERKFYLKEFKAISRAISNYEDLNLLFTHIVEGLCRTFSLKGCCIMLFDEREKQLFRVASHGLSDAYTGKGPVVMDEKYSAFFTKEPVYIEDMQASPLMHYPEAARQEGIKSMLSVPILYRKNVVGLLRMYTDQVQEYHEEDVDSISTLALQLAVVLEKNGLKNFLDGVKTVLGNIPPRLLKGLC
- the aat gene encoding leucyl/phenylalanyl-tRNA--protein transferase, whose product is MSVFFLDGAAEAFPPARLADANGLLAVGGDLCVERLLAAYRAGIFPWYAEGDPILWWSPDPRLVLFPGDLRISRRLGRVLRKKPFQVTMDAAFEQVVRACAAAPRRSGPGTWIVDEMIDAYCRLHRAGYAHSVEAWQEGELAGGLYGVSLGRCFFGESMFTRTSNASKAALVRLVQFLSDRGFDMIDCQMTTAHLVGFGAVEISRKLFLKRLAAALMAPTLTGNWRLETVGPGFHNVLASRTDRAATYSHQGEI
- the clpA gene encoding ATP-dependent Clp protease ATP-binding subunit ClpA; amino-acid sequence: MISKELSATLGFAVSEAKKHRHEFVCLEHILYAILHEATGVEIIYGCGGNVDALKEALQDFFRHKIDRVSEEDEYVLQQTIGFQRVIQRAVNHARSAEKEKVAVGDILAALFEEKSSHAVYFLESEGVTRLEVLKYISHGTDDGTLSPDVEEGTRTGRPEKKKVTDPLEVFTVELVRRAAEGKLDPVIGREMELRRAIQVLCRRRKNNPVFVGEPGVGKTAIAEGLAQKISDGDVPDMLADTRIYSLDLGSLLAGTKFRGDFEQRLKKVVLALQKQPGAILFIDEIHTIVGAGATSSGSMDASNILKPVLATGDIRCIGSTTYEEYTNHFAKDRALSRRFEKIEIGEPSVPACVKILRGLKSRYEEHHHITFTDAAIKSAADLSARYLNDRYLPDKAIDVIDEAGAAIRLSGGAHRTKVHSTDIEKIVSDMARVPVRSVSKNDRQRLEGLERELKQVVFGQDEAIAFLTTAIKRSRAGLGKPEKPIGSFLFTGPTGVGKTEIARQMAAILGVAFIRFDMSEYMEKHAVARLIGAPPGYVGFDQAGLLTDRIRKHPYSVLLLDEIEKAHADVYNILLQVMDHATLTDNNGKEADFRNVILIMTSNVGSREISSQAIGFSGDTGSPAGRGKKAVENFFSPEFRNRLDGVIGFNRLAPAIMEKVVDKFVGQLAAQLEARRITLAMDADARQWLARHGHDPAYGARPLERLIQAAIMDVLADEILFGRLEKGGAVRVGVAGEELSFAYDSPDSLH
- the clpS gene encoding ATP-dependent Clp protease adapter ClpS gives rise to the protein MAGRDSGIQTGRLQKTGTRVKPPSLYKVLLHNDDYTTMEFVVEILRHIFRKSLEDATTIMLNVHRNGVGCCGLFTYEIAETKIDLVHGYARERGFPLQCSMERE
- the secA gene encoding preprotein translocase subunit SecA, which codes for MQFWETAEKLSEKVFGGVSNMLLSVFGSQNERVLKRLYPVVDQINALEETMKAKSDEALKQQTAVFKQRFQEGESLDDLLPEAFATVREASVRSLGMRHFDVQLIGGMVLHQGKIAEMKTGEGKTLAATLPVYLNALTGRGVHVVTVNDYLASRDAQWMGTIYTFLGLSVGVIVHGMDDAERKAAYGADITYGTNNEFGFDYLRDNMKFYSDSLVQRDLHYAIVDEVDSILIDEARTPLIISGPAEKSTTLYYQANTVIPALKEEDDYTIDEKARSVTLTEAGVAKAEKAMGVDNLYAPENVESLHHVNQALKAHTLFKRDVDYIITDEKEVVIVDEFTGRLMPGRRFSEGLHQALEAKEGVRIENENQTLATITFQNYFRMYDKLAGMTGTADTEAEEFAKIYRLSVVVIPTNMPMVRTDFADVIYKTRAEKFEAVLDEIAALHEKGQPVLVGTVSIDVSELLSKKLQKRGIRHSVLNAKRHRQEAEIVAAAGQKGAVTISTNMAGRGTDIVLGEGVRELDGLHILGTERHESRRIDNQLRGRSGRQGDPGSSRFYLSLEDDLLRIFGGDRMKRIMETLGMKDGDPIEHGMITRAIENAQKKVEGHNFEIRKHLIEYDDVMNEQRTVIYEQRRRALRKEDLKEPVLDMIADKADEIAARYADKNALPDEWDLDGLNEALYKQFNMRLAFDEASLEGLDAEALASRVYESAVRHYENKEKAIGAPDMRELERIFLLQTVDALWKDHLLSMDHLKEGIGLRGYAQQNPLIIYKKEAFSMFQEMIERIKEETLSILFRIQIQTPDTVEKLMQPEEQDFTLSRGGDEDERKKAPVKRDDDKIGRNSPCPCGSGKKYKKCCGA